From Micromonospora sp. NBC_01699, a single genomic window includes:
- a CDS encoding EamA family transporter → MTHRFQALLVAAIWGVNFVVIDIGLRDLPPLVLTALRFVVAAVPLVLLVPRPTARLRYVVGYGLVLGVLKFGVLFTAMAAGMPAGLASLVLQAQALVSVLLAAVLLRERPTGWQVAGVLVGSVGIGMLAVGGGGRATLVGFALTLAAAVSWAVANVVVRASGETRPLSLLVWSSLVPPIPLLGLASVVDGPGRVLDAITGLSWGGILAVLYVAYVSTLVGFGLWNRLIATYSVARIAPFSLLVPVFGLAASGLFLGERVGVTEAVAAGIILTGLALVLRRPTGVPVLPAGESRPRPAIPALRHGGAGRQG, encoded by the coding sequence ATGACCCACCGGTTCCAGGCCCTGCTCGTCGCCGCCATCTGGGGCGTCAACTTCGTCGTCATCGACATCGGTCTGCGGGACCTTCCGCCACTGGTCCTGACCGCGCTCCGGTTCGTGGTCGCGGCGGTGCCGCTGGTCCTGCTCGTGCCCCGGCCCACCGCCCGGCTGCGGTACGTCGTCGGCTACGGGCTCGTGCTCGGCGTACTGAAGTTCGGGGTGCTGTTCACCGCGATGGCCGCCGGGATGCCCGCCGGTCTCGCCTCGCTGGTGCTACAGGCGCAGGCGCTGGTCTCGGTGCTGCTCGCGGCGGTGCTGCTGCGCGAGCGCCCGACCGGCTGGCAGGTGGCCGGCGTACTGGTGGGTTCGGTCGGCATCGGGATGCTCGCGGTCGGCGGCGGCGGGCGGGCGACGCTGGTCGGGTTCGCGCTCACCCTGGCCGCCGCCGTGAGCTGGGCGGTGGCGAACGTGGTGGTACGGGCGAGCGGGGAGACCCGGCCGCTGTCGCTGCTGGTCTGGTCCAGCCTGGTCCCGCCGATCCCGCTGCTCGGCCTCGCGAGTGTGGTCGACGGGCCCGGTCGGGTGCTCGACGCGATCACCGGCCTGTCCTGGGGCGGCATCCTCGCCGTGCTGTACGTCGCCTACGTCTCCACCCTGGTCGGTTTCGGGCTCTGGAACCGTCTCATCGCCACCTACTCGGTGGCCCGGATCGCCCCGTTCAGCCTGCTGGTGCCGGTGTTCGGGCTGGCCGCGTCCGGGCTGTTCCTGGGGGAACGGGTCGGCGTCACCGAGGCGGTCGCCGCCGGGATCATCCTTACCGGGCTGGCCCTGGTGCTGCGCCGGCCGACCGGTGTGCCGGTGCTCCCGGCCGGGGAGTCCCGACCCCGGCCGGCCATCCCGGCGCTGCGGCACGGCGGGGCGGGTCGGCAGGGGTAG
- a CDS encoding LLM class flavin-dependent oxidoreductase → MQFGIFTVGDVTTDPTTGRTPTEAERIKAMVTIALKAEEVGLDVVAMGEHHNPPFVPSSPTTMLGYVAARTKRIVLSTATTLITTNDPVKIAEDYAMLQHLADGRVDLMMGRGNTGPVYPWFGKDIRAGIPLAVENYALLHRLWREDVVDWTGKFRTPLQSFTSTPRPLDGVPPFVWHGSIRSPEIAEQAAYYGDGFFHNNIFWPMEHTQRMIELYRKRFEFYGHGNADQAIVGLGGQVFMRKNSQDAVREFRPYFDNAPVYGHGPSLEDFTTETPLTVGSPQQVIDRTLTFREHFGDYQRQLFLMDHAGLPLKTVLEQLDLLGEEVVPVLRRELAALRPAHVPDAPTHASLRAARDAALEAVAGDQVDTDTDAIAGAER, encoded by the coding sequence ATGCAGTTCGGGATCTTCACCGTTGGTGACGTGACCACCGACCCCACGACGGGGCGGACACCCACCGAGGCTGAGCGGATCAAGGCGATGGTGACCATCGCGCTCAAGGCCGAGGAGGTGGGCCTGGACGTCGTGGCGATGGGCGAGCACCACAACCCGCCGTTCGTGCCGTCGTCGCCGACGACCATGCTCGGCTACGTCGCGGCCCGGACGAAGCGGATAGTGCTGTCGACGGCGACGACGCTGATCACCACCAACGACCCGGTCAAGATCGCCGAGGACTACGCGATGTTGCAGCACCTGGCCGACGGCCGGGTGGACCTGATGATGGGCCGGGGCAACACCGGGCCGGTCTACCCGTGGTTCGGCAAGGACATCCGGGCCGGCATCCCGCTGGCGGTGGAGAACTACGCCCTGCTGCACCGGCTGTGGCGCGAGGACGTGGTCGACTGGACCGGCAAGTTCCGTACGCCGTTGCAGTCGTTCACCTCGACCCCGCGCCCGCTGGACGGGGTGCCGCCGTTCGTCTGGCACGGCTCGATCCGCAGCCCGGAGATCGCCGAGCAGGCCGCCTACTACGGTGACGGCTTCTTCCACAACAACATCTTCTGGCCGATGGAGCACACCCAGCGGATGATCGAGCTGTACCGCAAGCGGTTCGAGTTCTACGGCCACGGCAATGCCGACCAGGCCATCGTCGGCCTCGGCGGACAGGTGTTCATGCGGAAAAACTCCCAGGACGCGGTACGCGAGTTCCGCCCCTACTTCGACAACGCCCCGGTCTACGGGCACGGCCCGTCGCTGGAGGATTTCACCACCGAGACCCCGCTGACCGTCGGCAGCCCGCAGCAGGTGATCGACCGCACCCTCACCTTCCGCGAGCACTTCGGCGACTACCAGCGCCAACTGTTCCTGATGGACCACGCCGGCCTGCCACTCAAGACCGTGCTGGAGCAACTCGACCTGCTCGGTGAGGAGGTGGTCCCGGTGCTGCGCAGGGAGTTGGCCGCGCTCCGGCCGGCGCACGTACCGGACGCGCCGACGCACGCCAGCCTCCGGGCCGCCCGGGACGCCGCCCTCGAAGCGGTGGCCGGCGACCAGGTCGACACCGACACCGATGCGATAGCGGGAGCGGAGCGATGA
- a CDS encoding FMN reductase, whose protein sequence is MKQRNLVAISAGLSQPSSTRLLADRLAAATHRAAEQHDTRLDVAVIELRDHAHDLMNHLLTGFPSAGLRQTLDRVAAADALIAVTPIFNASYSGLFKSFFDVLDDTALTDKPVLVGATGGTARHSLALEHALRPMFVYLHAVVVPTSVFAASEDWGTDSVQGGLANRINRAGAELARQLDLREPATVTDPYDSPTPFERLLAGD, encoded by the coding sequence ATGAAGCAACGCAACCTGGTCGCGATCTCCGCCGGACTGAGCCAGCCGTCGTCCACCCGGCTGCTGGCCGACCGGCTGGCCGCCGCCACCCACCGCGCGGCGGAACAGCACGACACCCGGCTCGACGTCGCGGTGATCGAACTGCGGGACCACGCGCACGACCTGATGAACCACCTGCTCACCGGCTTCCCGTCGGCCGGACTGCGGCAGACGCTCGACCGGGTCGCCGCCGCCGACGCGCTGATCGCGGTGACACCGATCTTCAACGCGTCGTACAGCGGGCTGTTCAAGTCGTTCTTCGACGTACTCGACGACACCGCCCTGACCGACAAGCCGGTGCTGGTCGGTGCCACCGGCGGCACCGCCCGGCACTCGCTGGCGCTCGAACACGCGCTCCGGCCGATGTTCGTCTACCTGCACGCGGTGGTCGTACCCACCTCGGTGTTCGCCGCCTCCGAGGACTGGGGCACCGACTCCGTCCAGGGCGGACTCGCCAACCGGATCAACCGGGCCGGCGCCGAGCTGGCCAGGCAACTCGACCTGCGCGAGCCGGCCACCGTCACCGACCCGTACGACAGCCCGACGCCGTTCGAACGACTGCTCGCCGGCGACTGA
- a CDS encoding multidrug effflux MFS transporter → MTTVERRVDGTAGAGPPTESTPEEPATRLTSEPRPTPGQQASAGPGELDRRQQRRLIVVLGSLIAIGPLTIDMYLPALPTITADLQTTTAAVQLTLTGTLAGLALGQLLIGPLSDAVGRRRPLLIGTIVHVIASVLCVVAPNIAVLGTLRVLQGLGAAAASVIALAVVRDLFSGSAVARLFSRLMLVMGVAPVLAPTLGGALLKWTDWRGVFVALAILGAGLIAVIVFALRESLPPEKRRTDGALGTLRVYGSLLRDRTYVGLALVAGLAMAALFAYVAGSSFVFQDQYGLDEQQFAVVFGAGAVGLIGATQLNVRLLRRYTPFQILRGALVAGTVLGAGLLVVAATNFGGLAGVLVLLWAVLAAAGLALPNAPALAMARHGEAAGTAAALLGAVQFGIGAVAAPLVGVLGTGSVAMAAVIAGGMLAALVVLVVVARPEQLTDIDSADSAVAVH, encoded by the coding sequence ATGACCACGGTCGAACGACGGGTCGACGGAACAGCCGGGGCAGGACCGCCGACCGAGTCCACTCCGGAAGAACCGGCCACGCGGCTGACGTCGGAGCCACGGCCGACGCCGGGCCAACAGGCGAGCGCGGGGCCGGGAGAACTGGACCGCCGGCAACAGCGCCGGTTGATAGTGGTCCTGGGTTCGCTCATCGCGATCGGTCCGCTGACCATCGACATGTACCTGCCGGCACTGCCGACCATCACCGCCGACCTTCAGACGACCACCGCGGCGGTGCAGCTCACCCTCACCGGAACCCTGGCCGGTCTCGCGCTCGGGCAGTTGCTGATCGGCCCGCTCTCCGACGCCGTCGGCCGGCGCCGGCCGCTGCTGATCGGCACCATCGTGCACGTCATCGCCTCGGTGCTGTGTGTGGTCGCACCGAACATCGCGGTGCTGGGCACGTTGCGGGTACTCCAGGGGCTGGGTGCGGCGGCGGCGTCGGTGATCGCGCTGGCCGTGGTCCGTGACCTGTTCAGCGGCTCGGCCGTGGCCCGCCTCTTCTCCCGGCTGATGCTGGTGATGGGGGTCGCCCCGGTGCTCGCGCCGACCCTCGGCGGGGCGCTGCTGAAGTGGACCGACTGGCGGGGCGTCTTCGTCGCGCTCGCGATCCTCGGGGCGGGGCTGATCGCGGTGATCGTGTTCGCGCTCCGCGAGTCGCTGCCACCCGAGAAGCGTCGCACCGACGGGGCGCTCGGCACCCTGCGGGTCTACGGCTCGTTGCTGCGCGACCGGACGTACGTCGGGCTGGCGCTGGTCGCGGGCCTGGCGATGGCCGCGCTGTTCGCGTACGTGGCCGGCTCGTCGTTCGTCTTCCAGGATCAGTACGGCCTGGACGAGCAGCAGTTCGCGGTGGTGTTCGGCGCCGGTGCGGTGGGCCTGATCGGGGCCACCCAGTTGAACGTACGACTGCTGCGCCGGTACACCCCGTTCCAGATCCTCCGGGGGGCGCTGGTCGCCGGCACCGTACTCGGAGCGGGTCTGCTCGTGGTCGCGGCGACCAACTTCGGCGGCCTGGCCGGGGTGCTGGTGTTGCTCTGGGCGGTGCTCGCCGCCGCCGGGCTGGCCCTGCCGAACGCGCCCGCGCTGGCGATGGCCCGGCACGGGGAGGCCGCCGGCACCGCCGCCGCGTTGCTCGGTGCGGTGCAGTTCGGGATCGGTGCCGTCGCGGCGCCGCTGGTCGGAGTGCTGGGCACCGGCAGCGTGGCGATGGCGGCGGTGATCGCCGGTGGGATGCTGGCCGCGCTCGTCGTGCTGGTGGTGGTCGCCCGCCCGGAGCAGCTCACCGACATCGACTCGGCCGACTCGGCGGTAGCGGTCCACTGA
- a CDS encoding TcmI family type II polyketide cyclase, which yields MSRLLIVGRMAPGPENGPGAGAEERIAQIFAESDQTELPAITGARHRSLYTLGDLYLHLVELDGAGPAGLPAAAAHPLFVQLNERLSSCTTPYLSTWRSPRDAMARCFYSWDAPVPAQRSGQ from the coding sequence ATGAGCCGTCTACTGATTGTCGGCCGGATGGCGCCGGGCCCGGAGAACGGGCCGGGGGCCGGCGCGGAGGAACGGATCGCACAGATCTTCGCCGAGTCGGACCAGACCGAACTGCCGGCGATCACCGGCGCCCGGCACCGGTCGCTCTACACCCTCGGCGACCTGTACCTGCACCTGGTCGAACTGGACGGGGCCGGTCCGGCCGGGCTGCCGGCCGCCGCCGCGCACCCCCTGTTCGTACAGCTCAACGAGCGGTTGTCGAGCTGCACCACGCCGTACCTGTCCACCTGGCGGTCACCGCGCGACGCCATGGCCAGGTGCTTCTACAGCTGGGACGCGCCGGTTCCGGCGCAGCGCAGCGGACAGTGA
- a CDS encoding FAD-dependent oxidoreductase, with translation MPARPLEVIIIGAGTGGMCLAHGLRRAGIGVSVYERYRTRGDGLHGYRVGIGPTGNRALRECLSPELFATFMATCARSPRYFNVITEKMRQTASFPLRPEDETDPVDSDRSVSRMTLRQVLLTGMEDVVRFDKTFTHYEQHPDGRVTAYFADGTRASADLLVAADGTHSAIRRQYLPHARIQDAGSINIATKIPLTDETRALLPDQVREGISLIFGTGGLMGVLHVMEFNWDRHGVPKAGVGGNEARLIERWPGLLFDNTRDYINLIIWSAHHRFPPDVMSMRGNELVRLALDLTRNWHPNLRELFHRSDPESCIPVKVATSEPVRPWPPSNITLIGDAIHTMTPGRGVGANTALRDAALLCRQLTAVAAGDRTLLRAVADYEAEMLPYGFARVADSLANNGTSGNDPLYRPVVGRFALMAARSYFSLTSRVPPLRRRFVDEIYARRGAHG, from the coding sequence ATGCCGGCCCGGCCGCTGGAGGTCATCATCATCGGTGCCGGTACGGGCGGCATGTGCCTCGCGCACGGCCTACGGCGGGCCGGCATCGGCGTCTCGGTCTACGAGCGGTACCGGACCCGTGGCGACGGGTTGCACGGCTACCGGGTCGGCATCGGCCCCACCGGCAACCGCGCCCTGCGGGAGTGCCTGTCGCCGGAACTGTTCGCCACCTTCATGGCCACCTGTGCGCGTTCACCCCGGTATTTCAACGTGATCACCGAGAAGATGCGCCAGACGGCGTCCTTTCCGCTGCGGCCGGAGGACGAGACCGACCCGGTGGACAGCGACCGGTCGGTCTCCCGGATGACCCTGCGGCAGGTCCTGCTCACCGGCATGGAAGACGTGGTGCGGTTCGACAAGACGTTCACCCACTACGAGCAGCACCCCGACGGCCGGGTCACCGCGTACTTCGCCGACGGCACCAGGGCCAGCGCGGATCTGCTGGTGGCGGCGGACGGCACCCACTCCGCCATCCGGCGGCAGTACCTGCCGCACGCCCGGATCCAGGACGCGGGCAGCATCAACATCGCGACCAAGATCCCGCTCACCGACGAAACCCGGGCACTCCTGCCCGACCAGGTACGCGAGGGCATCTCGCTGATCTTCGGGACCGGCGGGCTGATGGGCGTACTGCACGTGATGGAGTTCAACTGGGATCGGCACGGCGTACCCAAGGCGGGCGTCGGCGGCAACGAGGCGCGCCTGATCGAACGCTGGCCCGGACTGCTCTTCGACAACACCCGCGACTACATCAACCTGATCATCTGGAGCGCGCACCACCGCTTCCCCCCGGACGTGATGAGCATGCGCGGCAACGAACTCGTCCGGCTCGCCCTCGACCTGACCCGCAACTGGCACCCGAACCTGCGCGAGCTGTTCCACCGCAGCGACCCGGAGAGCTGCATCCCGGTCAAGGTCGCGACCTCGGAACCGGTGCGGCCGTGGCCGCCGAGCAACATCACCCTGATCGGCGACGCGATCCACACCATGACGCCCGGCCGGGGAGTCGGCGCCAACACCGCGCTGCGCGACGCGGCCCTGCTCTGTCGACAGCTCACCGCCGTCGCCGCCGGCGACCGGACCCTGCTGCGGGCGGTCGCGGACTACGAGGCGGAAATGCTGCCGTACGGCTTCGCCCGGGTCGCCGACTCCCTGGCGAACAACGGCACCAGCGGCAACGACCCGCTCTACCGGCCGGTGGTCGGGCGGTTCGCGCTGATGGCGGCCCGCAGCTACTTCAGCCTGACCAGCCGGGTCCCGCCGCTGCGCCGCAGGTTCGTCGACGAGATCTACGCCCGCCGGGGCGCCCACGGTTGA
- a CDS encoding prolyl oligopeptidase family serine peptidase — translation MTDFIGTRENGPSRPDVAPEEGPRPDDAPEEGPAPEEGARPDGGLDEADEFRWLEDLDSAAATDWVTDRSAETLAAFAGTDAYAHLRDGLRRVLDADDRIAYPSWRGELLYNLWQDATHPRGLWRRTTLEQYRTPEPEWEILLDLDELARQEAESWVWQGVTVLRPDYRRCLVSLSRGGSDATVVREFDLVERAFVADGFVLPEAKSDVGWIDADHLFVGTDFGPGSLTDSGYPRVVKRWRRGTPLAEAAVIFEGQPTDVAVQAAHDPTPGFERDLVYRMVDFYRTEQFLLTGAGELVPIEVPDDARTDVHREWLLIRLRSDWIVDGVTYPEGAVLVSRFDDFLAGRRELTPVFEPGPTTSLRYHAWTRNHLILAVLDDVRLRLEVLSPDGRDWRRSVLDQTPGFDHADIVATNPDHTDEFMLATSGFLQPATLSHGRVGAGVSTLKQAPTFFDPTGLSVRQFFATSADGTRVPYFVVGPPDGDPGPTLLTGYGGFELSMTPGYDGIIGRGWLARGGTYVLANIRGGGEYGPSWHLAALREKRPRAYEDFAAVATDLVTRGITEPARLGIEGGSNGGLLMGVMLTRYPELFGAIVASVPLLDLRRYHRLLAGASWMAEYGDPDDAADWAYLREFSPYHNVRPGRPYPPVLFVTSTRDDRVHPAHARKMVARLREHAYDVSYYENVEGGHGAAADNAQRAAKWALILHFLHHHLTPL, via the coding sequence GTGACCGACTTCATCGGTACACGCGAGAACGGGCCGAGCCGGCCGGATGTTGCGCCGGAGGAAGGGCCCCGGCCGGACGACGCGCCGGAGGAGGGGCCTGCGCCGGAGGAGGGGGCTCGGCCGGACGGCGGGCTGGACGAGGCGGACGAGTTCCGCTGGCTGGAGGACCTGGACAGCGCGGCGGCCACCGACTGGGTGACCGACCGGAGCGCGGAGACCCTGGCCGCCTTCGCCGGCACCGACGCGTACGCGCACCTGCGGGACGGGCTGCGCCGGGTGCTCGACGCCGACGACCGGATCGCCTACCCGAGCTGGCGCGGCGAGCTGCTGTACAACCTGTGGCAGGACGCCACCCATCCGCGCGGGCTGTGGCGGCGCACCACCCTGGAGCAGTACCGGACGCCGGAGCCGGAGTGGGAGATCCTGCTCGACCTGGACGAGTTGGCCCGGCAGGAGGCGGAGAGCTGGGTCTGGCAGGGCGTCACGGTGCTCCGGCCCGACTACCGCCGGTGCCTGGTCAGCCTCTCCCGAGGCGGCTCCGACGCAACCGTCGTACGCGAGTTCGACCTGGTCGAGCGGGCCTTCGTCGCGGACGGCTTCGTCCTGCCGGAGGCGAAGAGCGACGTCGGCTGGATCGACGCCGACCACCTCTTCGTCGGCACCGACTTCGGCCCCGGCTCGCTGACCGACTCCGGCTACCCCAGGGTGGTGAAGCGGTGGCGACGCGGGACACCGCTCGCCGAGGCGGCTGTGATCTTCGAGGGGCAGCCGACCGATGTCGCGGTGCAGGCGGCCCACGACCCGACCCCCGGCTTCGAACGCGACCTCGTCTACCGGATGGTCGACTTCTACCGCACCGAACAGTTCCTGCTGACCGGGGCGGGCGAGTTGGTCCCGATCGAGGTGCCGGACGACGCCCGGACCGACGTCCACCGGGAGTGGCTGCTGATCCGGCTCCGGTCGGACTGGATCGTCGACGGGGTCACGTACCCCGAGGGGGCGGTGCTGGTCAGCCGGTTCGACGACTTTCTCGCCGGGCGGCGGGAGCTGACGCCGGTCTTCGAACCCGGACCTACCACCTCGTTGCGGTACCACGCCTGGACCCGTAACCACCTGATCCTGGCGGTGCTGGACGACGTACGGCTGCGGTTGGAGGTGCTCAGCCCCGACGGCCGGGACTGGCGGCGGTCCGTGCTGGATCAGACGCCGGGATTCGACCACGCCGACATCGTTGCCACCAACCCGGACCACACCGACGAGTTCATGCTCGCCACCAGCGGTTTCCTGCAACCGGCGACGCTGAGCCACGGACGGGTCGGTGCCGGGGTGAGCACGCTCAAACAGGCACCGACCTTCTTCGACCCGACCGGCCTCTCCGTACGGCAGTTCTTCGCCACCTCGGCCGACGGCACCCGGGTGCCGTACTTCGTGGTCGGTCCGCCGGACGGCGATCCCGGCCCGACCCTGCTCACCGGGTACGGCGGCTTCGAGTTGTCGATGACGCCCGGCTACGACGGGATCATCGGCCGGGGCTGGCTGGCCCGGGGCGGCACCTACGTGCTGGCGAACATCCGCGGCGGCGGCGAGTACGGCCCGAGTTGGCACCTGGCCGCGCTGCGGGAGAAACGCCCACGGGCGTACGAGGACTTCGCCGCGGTGGCGACCGATCTGGTGACCCGGGGCATCACCGAGCCGGCCCGGCTGGGCATCGAGGGCGGCAGCAACGGTGGCCTGCTGATGGGCGTGATGCTCACCCGCTACCCGGAGCTGTTCGGGGCGATCGTCGCCTCGGTGCCCCTGCTCGACCTGCGGCGGTACCACAGGCTGCTGGCCGGAGCATCATGGATGGCCGAGTACGGCGACCCGGACGACGCGGCGGACTGGGCGTACCTGCGGGAGTTCTCGCCGTACCACAACGTGCGGCCGGGGCGGCCGTACCCGCCGGTCCTGTTCGTCACCTCGACCCGCGACGACCGCGTCCATCCGGCCCACGCCCGCAAAATGGTGGCCCGACTACGCGAGCACGCCTACGACGTCTCCTACTACGAAAACGTCGAGGGCGGTCACGGCGCCGCCGCCGACAACGCCCAACGAGCCGCCAAGTGGGCCCTAATCCTGCACTTCCTCCACCACCACCTCACCCCCCTCTAG
- a CDS encoding IS4 family transposase, whose amino-acid sequence MEQFAITRTIAVASGRFAPGHLGELTQHVPFEMVDAVLADTRSVQARVRDVPSRVVVYLLLAAGLFTELGYQQVWARLVAGLDGLAVAMPTSSALSQARRRVGDKPLAALFRLLAGPPAGAQRWRGLLVCAIDGTSMFVPDSTANLAVYPRQAGTHGGSGYPMVRLVAVVACGTRTLIDAVFTPLTTGELACAGRLLGCLHPGMLLLADRGFAARTMIEQFAGTGVDLLVRDKDDRRLPVIRRHHDGSWLSVIGAMTVRVVDAEILVHLDGKHHVGRYRLITTLTDHHRFPALDLVTLYHQRWEIETTYLELKSTLLGGRVLRARTPNGVSQEVHALLTVYQTVRLAMADATANQPTSPDQASFTVAVHAARDQIILATGVIADTTIDLVGVIGRAVLTHLLPKRRARTSPRVVKRAISKHRAKGTIDRTNYHHTITVNILHTTGLTTDPPP is encoded by the coding sequence TTGGAACAGTTTGCCATCACCCGGACGATCGCGGTGGCTTCGGGGCGGTTCGCGCCGGGTCATCTGGGTGAGTTGACGCAGCACGTGCCGTTCGAGATGGTCGACGCGGTCCTGGCCGATACCCGGTCGGTGCAGGCTCGGGTGCGGGATGTGCCTTCGCGAGTGGTGGTATATCTGCTGCTCGCGGCGGGGCTGTTCACCGAGTTGGGCTACCAGCAGGTATGGGCCCGGCTCGTCGCCGGCCTGGACGGGTTGGCGGTGGCGATGCCGACTTCCTCAGCCCTGTCCCAGGCCCGCCGTCGGGTCGGGGACAAGCCCCTGGCGGCGTTGTTTCGGCTGTTGGCGGGTCCACCCGCCGGGGCCCAGCGGTGGCGGGGTCTGCTGGTCTGCGCGATCGACGGCACCAGCATGTTCGTGCCCGACAGCACGGCGAATCTGGCGGTCTACCCGCGTCAGGCCGGCACCCACGGCGGGTCCGGATATCCCATGGTGCGGCTGGTCGCGGTCGTGGCCTGCGGCACCCGCACACTGATCGACGCGGTGTTCACCCCACTCACCACCGGTGAACTCGCCTGCGCCGGGCGTCTGCTGGGCTGTCTGCACCCGGGCATGCTCCTACTGGCCGACCGGGGCTTCGCCGCCCGCACGATGATCGAACAGTTCGCCGGCACCGGCGTCGACCTGCTCGTGCGGGACAAAGACGACCGGCGGCTACCGGTGATCCGCCGCCACCACGACGGGTCCTGGCTATCGGTCATCGGCGCGATGACGGTCCGGGTCGTCGACGCCGAGATCCTGGTGCACCTCGACGGGAAACACCATGTCGGCCGGTACCGGCTGATCACCACCCTCACCGATCACCACCGATTCCCCGCTCTGGACCTGGTCACGCTCTACCACCAACGCTGGGAAATCGAGACGACGTACCTGGAGTTGAAGTCCACCCTGCTCGGCGGACGGGTCCTACGGGCCCGGACCCCGAACGGGGTGAGTCAGGAAGTCCACGCCCTGCTGACCGTCTACCAAACGGTGCGGCTGGCTATGGCCGACGCCACCGCCAACCAACCGACCAGCCCGGACCAGGCCAGCTTCACCGTGGCGGTCCACGCCGCCCGGGACCAGATCATCCTGGCCACCGGGGTCATCGCCGACACCACCATCGACCTCGTCGGAGTGATCGGCCGCGCGGTCCTGACCCACCTCCTCCCGAAACGACGCGCCCGAACAAGCCCACGAGTAGTCAAACGCGCCATCTCCAAACACCGCGCCAAAGGCACCATCGACCGCACCAACTACCACCACACCATCACCGTCAACATCCTGCACACCACAGGATTGACAACCGACCCACCCCCCTAA